The genomic region GCATTTCCCGCTGAACGCTGATGTTGAAGGCGGTCCCGATTTTGCGGTTGGCAAGGCGCGTGCGTCGTAATTTTGAGCGAGGATCGGCTAAGGATTTTCGCCACATAAACAAGCAGGCCGTGGTGTGGTATTGACATTCGACGCGCAGAAGCATAATTCTGGTCATCGCCGGTGGCGCGGTCGGACTATGGCAGTCCGTCACGTCCGTCGATCGAGACATGGGTGCGTCACTCCCCACGACCGGTGGTTCTCACAGCTATTTTTTGGCCCGGTTCCCGGATCGACGGCTTCGCGTTGCCGCTAGCCGCTCGATCATTTATTTGGCGATTCCGATCGTTCGGCACGTTCGCGGGGCCCGCGCTGGCGGGGCGTGTGGGAGGCCGGGGCTGGCTTTTCGGAAAACGGGCATTGACGGTTTTCGGGTTCGGAATGTATTGGGACGGTCCCGCTCGCGCCGGTGAGTGGGGCACCCCTTAGAAAGAGCGGTTTCACGATGCGCGTGTTCATGTTGGGCTGGGAATTTCCACCGTTCATCAGCGGTGGACTGGGGACCGCGTGCTACGGCCTGACCAAGGCGATGAGCGCGCTGGGGACCGACATTCTCTTCGTCTTGCCGCGCCCCGTCAGCACGCCGTTCTCGTCGCACCTCACGCTCGTCAGCCCCAGCCCCGAGGCCGTCGCCACCGCGTCGGCCGGTGGGCGTTCGTCGTCGTCACCGGGTGTCGGGACATCGCCGGTAGTGACCGAGTTTCGGATGGACGAGTTCGAGCACGTCACGTTCCGCACGGTCGACGCGCAGATGGTCGACCCGTACACGCGACCGGAAGATTACGACGTGCAGATCAAGACGATCCGCGAGGAGCGCACGCGCATCACCGACGCCACGCCGATCGACCCGATCCTGACCCCCCCGGTGGGAGCCCGCGCCGTAGCCGCAGTCGCTTCGTCCCACCCGGCCCCAAGCGCCTCGGCGCCGCAACAGAACCGCGAGCCCGGCCTGAAGGTGGATGGGCCGATCAAGAGCTTTTTAGGCAATGGCAGCCCCGGCGCGCACTACGCCGGCGACCTGTTCAGCGAAATCCAGCGGTACGCGATGCTAGCGACCGACATCGCGCGCACCGAGCATGCCAACGTCGTGCATGCCCACGACTGGATGACCTTCCCCGCCGGCATGGCCGTCGCCGCCCAGAAGGGGCTGCCGCTGGTGGTGCACGTGCACAGCACCGAGTTCGATCGCTCCGGCGTGCACGTCGACACGCGCATCTACGACATCGAACGTCGCGGCATGCACGCGGCCATGAAGGTGATCGCGGTCAGCCATTTGACCAAGAACATCATCGTGCAGCAGTACGGCATCGACCCGTCGAAGGTCGAGGTGGTCTACAACGCCATCGAGTCCAACGGCGCGCTGAGCGATTTTGATGAAGAGAAGTACAAGATCCACAAGGACGAGAAGGTCGTCCTGTTCCTGGGCCGCATCACGATGCAGAAAGGCCCGGAATACTTCATCGCCGCCGCCAAGAAGGTGCTGGAGGTGATGGACAACGTGAAGTTCGTGATGGCCGGCTCCGGCGACATGATCCGCCGCACGATCGAGATGGCCGCCGCCATGGGCATTGGTCACAAGGTGCTGTTCACCGGCTTCCTGCGTGGCGGCGACGTGGACAAGGTCTTCAAGATGGCCGACCTCT from Tepidisphaeraceae bacterium harbors:
- a CDS encoding glycosyltransferase, whose amino-acid sequence is MRVFMLGWEFPPFISGGLGTACYGLTKAMSALGTDILFVLPRPVSTPFSSHLTLVSPSPEAVATASAGGRSSSSPGVGTSPVVTEFRMDEFEHVTFRTVDAQMVDPYTRPEDYDVQIKTIREERTRITDATPIDPILTPPVGARAVAAVASSHPAPSASAPQQNREPGLKVDGPIKSFLGNGSPGAHYAGDLFSEIQRYAMLATDIARTEHANVVHAHDWMTFPAGMAVAAQKGLPLVVHVHSTEFDRSGVHVDTRIYDIERRGMHAAMKVIAVSHLTKNIIVQQYGIDPSKVEVVYNAIESNGALSDFDEEKYKIHKDEKVVLFLGRITMQKGPEYFIAAAKKVLEVMDNVKFVMAGSGDMIRRTIEMAAAMGIGHKVLFTGFLRGGDVDKVFKMADLYVMPSVSEPFGIAPLEAMSNDVPVIISKQSGVSEVLTHALKVDFWDVNEMANKIIAVLRHPPLASTLRQHGSFEVKAMSWTDAAKGCVDVYEMATGGMTARV